Proteins encoded by one window of Cylindrospermum stagnale PCC 7417:
- a CDS encoding lysylphosphatidylglycerol synthase transmembrane domain-containing protein codes for MMKQILRWLILGGTLFFLGKAIKDHWLEVTAIRIDDVGWTILAIATGVTLLAHTWAGWVWTWILRDLNQPVPSSQFIQVYLKTNIAKYLPGNIWHYYGRIVAAKKNNVSAGAATLSVLLEPLLMAAAALIIIDLFATQVAIANTNIALQSLQFVSLAVVLCGVHPWFLNPVIRFLYRLKRKKSDTNTQSSISLTIERYPLRPLLGELVFLGLRGSGFILTIFALSPLHISQMPLLLGAFSFAWLLGLIVPGAPGGLGVFEATAIALLQNRLDAALVISAIALYRLISIVAETAGAALAWLDERLANS; via the coding sequence ATGATGAAGCAAATTTTACGCTGGCTAATTTTGGGCGGGACGCTATTTTTTTTAGGTAAAGCCATAAAAGATCACTGGCTTGAGGTGACTGCTATCCGTATTGATGATGTCGGATGGACAATTTTAGCGATCGCTACAGGTGTAACTCTACTGGCACATACTTGGGCAGGTTGGGTATGGACTTGGATTCTGCGAGACTTAAATCAACCTGTACCATCTTCTCAGTTTATCCAAGTTTATCTAAAAACCAACATTGCCAAGTATTTGCCAGGGAACATCTGGCATTATTATGGGCGAATTGTCGCCGCAAAAAAGAATAATGTTTCTGCTGGTGCAGCTACTTTAAGCGTATTACTAGAACCACTACTCATGGCAGCAGCTGCTTTAATTATCATTGACTTATTCGCTACACAAGTTGCGATAGCTAATACCAATATTGCTTTGCAAAGCCTACAATTTGTGAGTCTAGCTGTAGTACTTTGTGGGGTTCATCCTTGGTTTTTAAACCCAGTCATTCGCTTTTTGTACCGCTTGAAGAGAAAAAAGTCTGATACTAATACTCAGTCAAGTATTAGTTTAACTATTGAACGCTATCCCCTGCGACCTTTGTTAGGAGAATTGGTTTTTTTGGGACTGCGTGGCTCTGGGTTTATCTTAACTATATTTGCCCTAAGTCCGTTGCATATCAGTCAAATGCCTTTGTTGCTAGGGGCTTTTAGTTTTGCTTGGTTGCTAGGGTTAATTGTTCCCGGTGCCCCTGGTGGGTTAGGTGTATTTGAAGCAACTGCGATCGCACTTTTGCAAAACCGCTTGGACGCTGCTTTAGTCATTAGTGCGATCGCCCTGTATCGTCTAATTAGTATTGTAGCTGAAACCGCTGGTGCAGCTTTAGCTTGGCTTGATGAACGCCTTGCTAATTCCTGA
- the trpA gene encoding tryptophan synthase subunit alpha, whose amino-acid sequence MTAISACFENLRRNHECALIPFITAGDPDLETTAKALQILDRSGADIIELGVPYSDPLADGPVIQAAATRALQRGTSLDNVLSMLQETTPSLKAPISLFTYYNPILHRGVEKFLQQIAAAGVAGLVVPDLPLEEAAGLLKPASERGIDVTLLVAPTSSAQRIEAIAHSSLGFIYLVSVTGVTGMRSQLEARVPDLIKQIRGVTDKPIGVGFGISQVEQARQVRDWGADAAIVGSAFVKRLAEGTPEQGLNAIAEFCQSLKSAITTTEV is encoded by the coding sequence ATGACTGCTATTTCCGCGTGCTTTGAAAATCTTCGGCGGAATCATGAGTGTGCTCTGATTCCGTTTATTACTGCTGGTGATCCAGATTTAGAAACAACAGCGAAAGCTTTGCAAATTTTGGATCGCTCTGGAGCAGATATTATTGAACTGGGTGTACCCTACTCTGATCCGTTGGCAGATGGCCCGGTGATTCAAGCAGCGGCTACCCGCGCTCTGCAACGGGGTACCTCATTGGATAATGTGCTGTCCATGCTGCAAGAGACTACTCCCAGTTTAAAAGCGCCGATCAGCTTATTTACTTATTACAACCCAATTTTGCACCGAGGGGTAGAAAAGTTTCTCCAGCAAATTGCGGCTGCTGGGGTAGCAGGGCTGGTAGTGCCTGATTTGCCCTTAGAGGAGGCGGCAGGCTTGCTGAAACCAGCGAGTGAGAGGGGGATTGACGTGACATTGTTAGTGGCTCCTACGAGTTCTGCCCAACGGATAGAAGCGATCGCACATTCTTCTCTGGGTTTTATCTATTTGGTAAGTGTGACGGGTGTCACGGGGATGCGATCGCAACTGGAAGCGCGAGTGCCAGATTTAATCAAACAAATTCGTGGTGTTACTGATAAGCCCATCGGTGTCGGCTTTGGCATTTCCCAAGTTGAGCAAGCACGTCAGGTTAGGGATTGGGGTGCAGATGCGGCAATTGTCGGTAGTGCTTTTGTCAAACGGCTGGCAGAAGGCACACCAGAACAAGGGCTGAATGCGATCGCTGAATTTTGCCAAAGTCTCAAATCAGCCATCACAACAACCGAAGTATAA
- the ndhL gene encoding NAD(P)H-quinone oxidoreductase subunit L, translating to MPQRIMVVALLYLTLAGAYLLAVPIAVLLYLKLRWYVASSVERAFMYFLVFFFFPGLLLLSPFVNIRPQRRQIV from the coding sequence ATCCCACAAAGAATTATGGTTGTAGCCCTACTGTATCTGACTTTAGCTGGAGCTTATCTGTTAGCAGTACCAATTGCTGTCCTGCTATACCTGAAGCTACGGTGGTATGTGGCTAGCTCTGTGGAGCGTGCCTTCATGTACTTTTTGGTGTTCTTCTTCTTTCCGGGTTTGTTGCTGCTATCGCCGTTTGTGAATATTCGACCCCAGCGGCGACAAATCGTTTAA
- a CDS encoding DUF3007 family protein: MRRIDAIGIGIGIFVAGGLGYLGLQLVGLDASKAGIWSQVLLIAGLVGWLATYLFRAGGKKMTYHQQREEYEQAFFQKRLDELSPEELAKIQAEIEQEEQTQV; encoded by the coding sequence ATGCGACGCATTGACGCAATTGGCATTGGTATTGGCATTTTTGTGGCTGGTGGCTTGGGATATCTAGGATTGCAGCTAGTAGGATTAGATGCATCCAAGGCTGGGATCTGGAGCCAAGTCTTGCTAATCGCTGGCTTAGTTGGTTGGTTAGCTACATATCTTTTTCGAGCGGGGGGGAAAAAAATGACCTACCATCAACAACGAGAAGAGTATGAACAAGCTTTTTTCCAAAAGCGGCTGGATGAACTTAGTCCTGAAGAATTAGCAAAAATTCAAGCTGAGATTGAACAGGAAGAACAAACTCAGGTTTAA
- a CDS encoding DUF6658 family protein, translating to MNKVITWLKNLRPLKVLTVFLAGTFLVLAQACNRPGIAAQPPQPSSQPPNAVRYDPTKSYDLSTPYEGGMNNFSDVDPRAKAAEKAAKARAEDLRENAQRNVEQKGIDSTEQYVRNYREGTPFGERVKNLGEDVGSSAEEVREGVSRGTQRGIENLQENTQNAAKNLTKSFQRGAEDTKTNAQRAAEDATEAVKRTFREAD from the coding sequence ATGAATAAAGTAATTACTTGGCTGAAAAACCTTCGCCCCCTGAAAGTTTTGACAGTATTTTTGGCAGGAACATTTCTAGTTTTGGCACAAGCTTGTAATCGTCCAGGAATAGCTGCACAGCCACCACAGCCTTCTTCCCAACCGCCTAATGCTGTACGATACGATCCCACAAAAAGTTATGATCTCTCTACTCCCTACGAAGGGGGAATGAACAACTTTAGTGATGTAGATCCGAGAGCAAAAGCTGCCGAGAAAGCTGCAAAAGCTAGAGCTGAAGATTTGAGAGAAAATGCTCAGAGAAATGTCGAGCAGAAGGGGATTGACTCTACTGAACAATATGTCCGAAATTATCGGGAAGGCACACCTTTTGGTGAAAGGGTGAAGAACTTGGGTGAAGATGTCGGCAGTTCAGCTGAAGAAGTGCGGGAAGGCGTCTCTAGGGGGACTCAGCGAGGAATTGAAAACCTCCAAGAAAACACCCAAAATGCTGCAAAGAACTTGACAAAGAGTTTTCAACGTGGGGCTGAGGATACTAAGACAAATGCTCAGAGGGCAGCTGAGGATGCAACCGAAGCTGTGAAGAGGACTTTTAGAGAAGCTGATTGA
- a CDS encoding HetZ-related protein, with protein MKANLANLPNSTPAFDLHVTTEELSASNTDSLIQLLSEEMQSQVKARHGCVLAAAKRITKEVERICDKSSRIQTSGQIKSWQLTLARHRLQKCLRYYQLGSKQGRVELHSSLGAIVYRHVTVAGSELGFEARYNLIEDFLQAFYIEAIKAFRRENELPEDFTPRTQLQLAEYMAFTEQYAKRRINLPGGANQQLIILRAQGFARRQPQETTVDIEMAVDSAKSEEAESYQRSVAVQQIRSQMVAKANFDPSEESERDRVIAELMKYLESQGQSDCMDYLSLKLQDLSAPEIDQILGLTSRQRDYLQQRFKYHVEKFAKQHQWQLVHQWLGAGLEHKLGLSSQQWDTFWGQLTEQQQQIYQLKTARQSDQAIAKAIQCTPKQLQKRWTQMLELAWAIRNGHTEAQTG; from the coding sequence ATGAAAGCCAACCTCGCCAATCTGCCAAATTCGACACCTGCTTTTGACCTTCATGTTACGACTGAAGAATTGTCAGCCAGCAATACGGATAGCTTGATTCAACTGCTATCTGAAGAAATGCAGTCTCAAGTGAAAGCTAGACACGGGTGTGTGCTAGCTGCCGCCAAGCGGATAACTAAAGAAGTAGAACGTATTTGCGATAAAAGCTCCCGCATTCAAACCTCTGGGCAAATCAAGTCTTGGCAACTTACTTTGGCAAGACATCGTTTGCAAAAGTGCCTGCGTTACTACCAGCTGGGTTCAAAACAAGGGCGCGTGGAATTACATAGTAGTTTGGGCGCTATTGTTTATCGTCACGTTACCGTTGCTGGCTCAGAGTTGGGTTTTGAGGCTCGTTACAACCTGATTGAAGATTTTCTGCAAGCTTTTTATATCGAAGCTATCAAAGCTTTCCGTCGGGAAAACGAATTACCAGAAGATTTTACGCCGCGCACTCAGTTGCAATTAGCGGAATATATGGCGTTTACAGAGCAATATGCCAAGCGCCGGATCAATTTGCCTGGTGGAGCTAATCAGCAATTGATTATTCTCCGCGCTCAAGGTTTTGCTCGTCGTCAGCCCCAGGAAACGACTGTGGATATTGAAATGGCGGTGGATTCTGCTAAGAGTGAAGAAGCAGAATCTTATCAGCGCAGTGTGGCGGTGCAACAGATTAGATCGCAAATGGTTGCTAAAGCTAATTTCGATCCATCTGAAGAGTCGGAACGCGATCGCGTGATTGCTGAATTGATGAAATATTTGGAGTCTCAAGGTCAATCTGACTGTATGGATTACCTATCGCTGAAACTCCAAGACCTCTCTGCACCGGAAATTGACCAAATTCTCGGTCTAACTAGCCGTCAGCGCGACTATCTGCAACAACGTTTTAAATACCACGTCGAAAAGTTTGCTAAACAACACCAATGGCAGTTGGTGCATCAATGGTTAGGTGCCGGTTTAGAACACAAGCTGGGTCTGTCTTCCCAGCAGTGGGATACCTTTTGGGGTCAACTTACAGAACAGCAACAGCAAATCTACCAGTTGAAAACTGCACGTCAGAGTGATCAGGCGATCGCTAAAGCCATCCAATGCACCCCCAAACAACTGCAAAAGCGCTGGACACAAATGTTAGAACTAGCATGGGCTATCCGCAACGGTCATACTGAAGCTCAGACAGGTTGA
- the larC gene encoding nickel pincer cofactor biosynthesis protein LarC yields the protein MSKVAYLQCPTGISGDMCLGALVSLGVPIEYLVEKLDRLGIEQEYKLRVEQVLRQTQQATKVHVDLVHHHHHHDHEHSHHHGRHLPEIEEMILKAALPSRAEAWSMFVFRQLAVAEGAVHGIEPEKVHFHEVGAVDAIADIVGTCLGLDWLGIDSDAAGLPLLYCSAFPTGGGTVRAAHGQMAVPVPAVLKLWEMRGCPVYSNGIERELVTPTGAAIATTLARDFGPPPPITIQQVGLGAGSLDLPIPNILRLWLGESTTLQSNITDFGDTSPSLETISVLETQIDDLNPQAVGYLFDALFAAGAVDVFTQPIGMKKSRPGILLTVICHPENLPNCEAILFRETTTLGIRRTTQQRAILQREIQHIETEYGKVRIKVAWIGQTPEKVIANVQPEYEDCADLARKHNIPWREIQRLALQGWYLAHQN from the coding sequence ATGAGCAAAGTCGCTTATCTTCAATGTCCAACAGGGATCTCTGGTGATATGTGCCTGGGAGCCTTGGTAAGTCTGGGCGTTCCCATCGAGTATTTAGTTGAAAAACTCGATCGGTTGGGAATTGAACAGGAATACAAATTGCGGGTAGAACAAGTCCTGCGTCAAACCCAGCAGGCGACTAAAGTCCATGTGGATTTAGTACACCATCATCACCACCACGATCATGAACACAGTCACCATCATGGACGCCACTTACCAGAAATAGAGGAGATGATTCTCAAAGCTGCGTTGCCATCACGGGCAGAAGCTTGGAGTATGTTTGTATTCCGACAGCTAGCAGTTGCTGAAGGGGCAGTACATGGCATTGAACCAGAAAAAGTTCATTTCCATGAGGTGGGTGCCGTAGATGCGATCGCGGATATTGTCGGCACTTGCCTAGGGTTGGATTGGTTGGGCATCGACAGCGATGCCGCAGGATTGCCTCTACTATACTGCTCGGCTTTCCCGACTGGTGGCGGCACTGTTCGCGCCGCCCATGGTCAGATGGCGGTGCCAGTACCAGCGGTATTGAAATTATGGGAAATGCGCGGTTGTCCTGTTTATAGCAACGGCATAGAACGAGAACTGGTGACACCGACAGGCGCTGCGATCGCCACTACCCTGGCAAGAGACTTTGGTCCACCACCCCCAATCACCATCCAGCAGGTAGGACTAGGAGCAGGTTCCCTCGATTTACCCATCCCCAATATACTACGCCTCTGGCTGGGAGAAAGCACAACTTTACAGTCAAATATCACCGATTTTGGCGATACCAGCCCAAGTTTAGAAACTATTTCTGTACTAGAGACCCAAATTGATGACTTAAATCCCCAGGCAGTTGGCTATCTATTCGATGCCTTATTTGCCGCTGGTGCGGTGGATGTGTTTACCCAGCCCATCGGCATGAAAAAGTCCCGTCCGGGGATATTGCTGACTGTGATTTGTCATCCCGAAAACCTACCAAATTGTGAAGCGATTTTATTCCGCGAAACTACTACTTTGGGAATTCGGCGAACCACTCAACAACGCGCCATCTTACAACGAGAAATTCAACACATCGAAACTGAATATGGCAAAGTGCGTATCAAAGTAGCATGGATTGGGCAAACACCAGAAAAAGTTATTGCAAATGTGCAGCCAGAATATGAAGATTGTGCAGACTTAGCGCGAAAACATAATATTCCCTGGCGCGAAATTCAAAGGCTGGCGCTACAGGGTTGGTACTTAGCACATCAAAACTAG
- a CDS encoding DUF6658 family protein — MKALIGFLKKLQLRQILTVFLAGFLLIASTACSGANTQGANPENPAVQAGGANNPYKGGGDKYTNLRMSTDPKVTTETAKQERDQASLQSSSQLLIASNNESEILYPGAETPRGRVNKEAELPIITQKDFQQAKPGGLIQRTPDLGTRIQKRIETVKESVEDASSFLKEKADEASARPELQKNPAVGK; from the coding sequence GTGAAAGCTCTGATAGGTTTCTTAAAAAAACTGCAACTGCGCCAAATTTTAACGGTCTTTTTGGCTGGGTTTTTGTTGATAGCTAGCACTGCTTGCAGTGGGGCAAATACTCAAGGCGCAAATCCAGAAAATCCTGCTGTGCAAGCTGGTGGTGCAAACAATCCTTATAAGGGCGGTGGCGACAAATATACAAATTTACGAATGTCCACTGATCCAAAAGTTACCACTGAAACAGCCAAGCAGGAACGCGATCAAGCCAGCTTACAGTCAAGCTCACAATTATTGATTGCTAGCAATAACGAATCAGAAATACTTTACCCCGGTGCTGAAACCCCAAGAGGTAGAGTTAACAAAGAAGCAGAATTGCCAATCATCACGCAAAAAGACTTCCAACAGGCTAAACCCGGTGGTTTAATTCAACGAACACCAGATTTAGGAACTCGCATCCAAAAACGGATTGAAACTGTGAAGGAGTCGGTTGAAGATGCTTCTAGCTTTTTAAAAGAAAAGGCAGACGAAGCCAGCGCTAGACCTGAATTACAAAAGAATCCAGCAGTAGGTAAATAA
- a CDS encoding L-threonylcarbamoyladenylate synthase, whose product MAKIFAVHPDNPQNRRIEEIKSALFSGAIMLYPTDTVYAIGCDLNAKSAVERVRQIKQLANDKPLTFLCPSLSNVATYAFVSDTAYRIMKRLIPGPYTFLLPATKLVPRLVQSPKRKTTGIRVPNHHVCLALLAALGNPIISTSAHLPPDDGVEPESILSQAELFDRLENLVDIIIDTGEEPTYQVSTILDLTADEPVITRRGLGWEAAAAWV is encoded by the coding sequence ATGGCAAAAATTTTCGCAGTTCATCCTGATAATCCTCAAAATCGGCGAATAGAGGAAATAAAGTCGGCGCTCTTCAGTGGCGCTATCATGCTCTATCCTACTGATACAGTTTATGCAATTGGTTGTGATTTGAATGCCAAGTCGGCAGTGGAAAGAGTGCGGCAAATTAAGCAGCTAGCAAATGATAAACCACTGACATTTTTATGTCCCTCGCTTTCAAATGTGGCGACTTATGCCTTCGTAAGTGATACAGCCTATCGGATTATGAAGCGGCTCATACCAGGCCCCTACACGTTTTTGCTACCTGCCACCAAGCTAGTGCCACGACTGGTGCAAAGTCCTAAACGGAAAACGACGGGAATTCGAGTGCCAAATCATCATGTGTGTTTGGCATTACTGGCAGCCTTAGGAAATCCGATTATTTCGACTTCGGCACATCTGCCACCAGATGATGGAGTTGAGCCAGAATCTATTCTGTCACAGGCAGAGCTATTTGACCGGTTGGAAAATTTGGTAGACATAATTATAGACACTGGTGAAGAACCCACATATCAGGTGTCTACCATTTTAGACTTGACGGCAGACGAACCAGTTATTACACGGAGAGGTTTAGGTTGGGAAGCAGCAGCAGCTTGGGTATAA
- a CDS encoding protein kinase domain-containing protein → MIGKLLDHRYQVIRVLATGGFGQTYIAQDTRRPGNPICVVKHLKPASSDPRIFDTAKRLFQNEADTLEKLGNHDQIPRLLAYFDENQEFFLVQEFIDGYTLSEELIPGQRWSESQVIHLLLEILGILEFVHQQGVIHRDIKPDNIIRRSSDYRLVLVDFGSVKQLRTHLVAVGAPPTATVAIGTPGYMPTEQGQGKPRPNSDIYSLGIIAIQALTGIPASQLQEDPDTGEFIWQHLISVNPQLAAVLTKMVRYHFKDRYQNVTETLQACRDLVDPNSPPVTPLELPKKPSNLPTKPAPSPVLGQQKTLAVAPANSAPAISKPTRKDPNRPDPLPLLIAILLAGGAAALAANVYPKLQNLTANLTGNDVATAKNCSVVVEGNSNVRSEPSAINSGTIVKTITKDTKFEVTGRRTKRGWVEVKLNSGRLAWANSDVITNNNQWVSCLRDKDIGVQTVDDSSLIATRSVPKPQPKSSVVIPTPEISENSTSDSGNSEAAKPADNSAQIVQQARQKYESGDLLGAIATLRSIPANAASGIKETAKIIDQWQQDWAKAEALSNEINTAIDQGQWDKVLAYRDNPEKLPNIKYWRDKLDPLFKQAAENLAKQVIPKKDNQVNQNPPQQESVNTDKPATIETPNGGL, encoded by the coding sequence ATGATAGGCAAACTGCTAGACCATCGTTACCAAGTCATTCGCGTCCTGGCCACAGGCGGATTTGGTCAAACCTACATTGCCCAAGATACCAGGCGGCCAGGCAATCCCATCTGCGTTGTCAAGCACCTCAAACCCGCCAGTTCTGACCCGAGAATTTTTGACACCGCCAAGCGTCTGTTCCAAAATGAAGCCGATACCTTAGAAAAGCTGGGCAACCATGACCAGATACCCCGGCTTTTGGCTTACTTTGACGAAAACCAAGAATTTTTCTTAGTCCAAGAGTTTATTGACGGATATACCTTGAGTGAAGAACTCATACCTGGTCAGCGCTGGAGTGAAAGCCAAGTAATCCATCTGTTGCTGGAAATTCTGGGCATCTTGGAATTTGTCCACCAGCAAGGCGTAATTCACCGCGACATCAAGCCAGATAATATTATTCGTCGTTCGTCTGATTATAGATTAGTTTTAGTAGACTTTGGGTCAGTTAAACAATTGCGTACTCATCTGGTGGCGGTTGGCGCACCACCCACAGCCACAGTAGCTATTGGCACTCCTGGCTATATGCCTACAGAACAAGGACAAGGTAAACCCCGCCCCAACAGTGATATCTATTCTCTCGGTATTATCGCCATTCAAGCGCTAACTGGTATACCCGCCAGCCAATTACAAGAAGACCCCGATACTGGCGAATTTATTTGGCAGCATTTAATTTCTGTCAATCCCCAATTGGCAGCAGTCTTAACCAAGATGGTGCGTTATCACTTCAAAGACCGCTATCAAAACGTTACAGAAACACTGCAAGCCTGTAGAGATTTGGTTGATCCCAACTCTCCACCTGTCACACCTCTAGAACTACCTAAAAAACCTAGTAATCTTCCAACTAAACCCGCCCCATCGCCAGTATTGGGACAGCAAAAAACCCTCGCTGTTGCTCCCGCCAATTCTGCTCCTGCTATCTCCAAACCTACCCGTAAAGACCCTAATAGACCCGACCCTTTGCCTCTGTTAATTGCCATATTATTGGCAGGTGGTGCAGCAGCTTTGGCAGCTAATGTCTATCCCAAGTTGCAAAATTTAACTGCTAATTTAACGGGGAATGATGTCGCTACAGCAAAAAACTGCTCGGTTGTAGTGGAGGGGAATTCTAATGTCCGTTCTGAACCGAGTGCGATCAATTCTGGCACGATTGTTAAAACCATTACTAAGGACACCAAATTTGAGGTGACTGGCAGACGGACAAAACGGGGTTGGGTGGAGGTTAAACTTAACTCTGGACGTTTGGCTTGGGCAAACTCAGATGTCATTACCAATAACAATCAATGGGTTTCTTGCCTACGTGACAAAGATATTGGTGTTCAGACTGTAGATGATAGTTCCTTGATTGCGACTAGATCAGTGCCTAAACCGCAACCAAAATCTAGCGTAGTCATTCCCACACCAGAAATATCAGAAAACTCAACTTCTGACTCTGGAAATTCTGAGGCAGCAAAACCTGCTGATAACAGTGCTCAGATTGTACAACAAGCGAGGCAAAAGTATGAATCAGGAGATTTGCTAGGTGCGATCGCCACCCTTAGGTCGATTCCAGCAAATGCTGCTTCTGGCATCAAAGAAACAGCTAAGATAATTGATCAGTGGCAGCAAGATTGGGCAAAAGCAGAAGCTCTCTCGAATGAAATCAATACGGCAATAGATCAAGGTCAATGGGATAAAGTTTTAGCTTATAGAGACAATCCTGAAAAGTTGCCCAATATTAAATACTGGCGAGATAAATTAGACCCTTTATTTAAACAAGCCGCCGAAAATTTAGCCAAACAGGTAATTCCCAAGAAAGACAACCAAGTTAATCAAAATCCACCCCAACAGGAATCTGTCAACACTGACAAACCCGCTACTATAGAAACTCCCAACGGTGGTTTATAG